A stretch of Lathyrus oleraceus cultivar Zhongwan6 chromosome 6, CAAS_Psat_ZW6_1.0, whole genome shotgun sequence DNA encodes these proteins:
- the LOC127093754 gene encoding uncharacterized protein LOC127093754 produces the protein MAYEFDDDELVRLTIFDSEGDFEYESESEDDSESKVESDSEYEPESEDESESEGSEEESKFEGFEVEFESEDDSEAEREVTSEQDSVSEGDSKLENKYEGRTSEDIDFDSKDESEPENDSESELESEGEIDFKEESDSNLDFDDDSDSGDLDSACDLDSGGSPDFGNIQDFDGDSDSGGSLDSRNIPDSGGSPDYGNIINSEGGHASTVSTFGVPTSDTVPESEGYEQVQGPQRIRNILRRFVEFNMLQDIEVDFEGEVIQCVMLVDFERVSTEEALK, from the exons ATGGCTTATgaatttgatgatgatgaacttgtGCGATTGACGATTTTTGATTCTGAAGGAGACTTTGAATATGAGTCAGAGTCAGAAGATGACTCTGAATCTAAAGTCGAGTCTGATTCTGAATATGAGCCAGAATCAGAAGATGAGTCGGAATCTGAGGGTTCTGAAGAAGAGTCAAAATTTGAGGGTTTTGAAGTTGAATTTGAGTCCGAAGATGACTCTGAAGCTGAAAGAGAAGTTACCTCTGAACAGGATTCTGTCTCTGAAGGTGACTCAAAATTAGAAAATAAGTATGAAG gaagaacttctgaagatataGATTTTGATTCTAAAGATGAGTCAGAGCCTGAAAATGACTCTGAGAGTGAGTTAGAATCAGAAGGTGAGATTGATTTTAAGGAAGAATCTGATTCTAATCTAGACTTTGATGATGATTCCGATTCTGGTGATCTAGATTCCGCTTGTGATTTAGATTCTGGTGGTAGTCCAGATTTTGGGAATATTCAAGATTTTGATGGTGATTCAGATTCTGGTGGTAGTCTAGATTCTAGGAATATACCAGATTCTGGTGGTAGTCCAGATTATGGGAATATTATAAATTCTGAAGGTGGTCATGCTTCTACAGTCAGTACTTTTGGAGTTCCAACATCTGATACTGTTCCAGAATCAGAAGGTTATGAACAAGTCCAGGggccacaaagaatcagaaacatttTGAGAAGGTTTGTAGAGTTTAACATGCTACAAGATATTGAAGTAGATTTTGAAGGGgaagttattcagtgtgtcatGTTAGTAGACTTTGAACGCGTAAGTACGGAAGAAGCTCTCAAGTAG